From the genome of Fundulus heteroclitus isolate FHET01 chromosome 7, MU-UCD_Fhet_4.1, whole genome shotgun sequence, one region includes:
- the LOC105940259 gene encoding olfactory receptor 5AC1, giving the protein MNNEMNVTYIFLDGYVEVNKYKYAYFLIMLSAFILIICSNLSIVYLIWVNKNLHEPMYVFIAALLVNCVLYSTTTYPKLLIDFLSEEQRITYPACLLQFYLFYFVGPAEFFLLAVMSYDRYVSICKPLLYPTLMTNTTITVFLVFSWFMPAFHASIPLIMLSSTKVKLCNFNIKGMFCNNAIYTLLCTMPRSLAIYGVFAILDIVILPILFILFSYTKILIISYRSCKEVRRKAAETCLPHLLVLFSLTLLSVYDICIVRVDSQFSKTARLFMTLQIVLYHPLFNPFIYGFKMKEIYKHLKQLFRQVRVVQ; this is encoded by the coding sequence ATGAATAATGAAATGAACGTTACCTATATCTTTTTGGATGGGTATGTGGAAGttaacaaatacaaatatgcttattttttaattatgctCTCTGCCTTTATTCTAATCATATGTAGTAATTTGTCTATTGTTTACCTTATATGGGTTAACAAAAACCTCCATGAAccaatgtatgtttttattgctgCGTTGCTAGTGAATTGTGTTCTTTACAGTACCACCACTTACCCAAAGCTTTTGATTGACTTTTTATCTGAAGAACAGAGGATAACTTATCCAGCCTGTctccttcagttttatttattttactttgtggGGCCAGCAGAATTCTTTCTATTAGCAGTCATGTCCTATGATAGATATGTGTCGATATGCAAGCCTCTGCTGTATCCAACACTGATGACAAACACCACTATCACTGTTTTCCTTGTTTTCTCTTGGTTCATGCCTGCTTTTCATGCATCAATTCCACTAATAATGCTTAGTAGCACTAAAGTTAAACTCTGTAACTTTAATATTAAAGGGATGTTTTGTAATAATGCAATTTACACACTTCTGTGTACGATGCCTAGGTCTCTTGCTATATATGGTGTATTTGCAATACTAGATATTGTTATACTTCCTATACTTTTCATTCTGTTCTCATATACAAAGATCCTGATAATTTCTTACAGAAGCTGTAAAGAGGTCAGGAGAAAAGCAGCTGAGACGTGTTTACCCCATTTGTTGGTGTTATTCAGTCTGACTTTGTTGAGCGTATATGACATATGCATTGTTCGAGTAGACTCACAATTTTCAAAAACAGCTCGTTTATTCATGACGTTACAaattgttttgtatcatccTTTATTTAATCCATTTATATATGGGTTCAAAATGAAGGAAATTTACAAACATCTAAAGCAATTGTTCAGGCAAGTAAGAGTTGTCCAGTAA